AAGCCGGGCTTTTTCGCGACGGTCCAGGAGTTCTATGAGGACGTCATGGCCGAGCTGAAAAAGGTCACGTGGCCCACGCGCGCGGACCTCATGGCCTCCACGAAGGTGACTCTTTTTTTGATTGTGGTCATGGCCATCACCACATTCCTGTTCGACACCGTGCTGGGCGGGGCCATCATGGCGCTCCTCAGCATGGCCAGTTAGGGGATTCGTCAAGTGACTGAAAAGCAGCATCACCACGACATCGCCGGGATTGAGGCCACGCCGGACCTTCCGGACGGACTGGCCCTGCAGCCCGTGCCCGATGATGGCGTCGCGCGCCGCTGGTACGCCATCCACGCCCACTCCGGGCAGGAGGGCTCCGTGCGGAACATGCTGCTGGCCAAGGCCGCCCAGCTTGACAACCCCGCCCTTATCTCCAACGTGTTTGTGCCCATCGAGGTGGTCCAGGAGAGCCGGGGCGGCGAAAAGAAGGTGGCGCGCCACAAGTTCTTCCCGGGATACGTGCTGGTGCAGCTCCCCGAGCATCCCGAGCAGCACCCGGACATCTGGCACCTCATCAAGGACACGCCGGGCGTGACCGGTTTCATCGGCTCGCGGACGGTGCCCGTGCCCCTCGAGGACAGCGAGGTGAACGCGATCATCGAGATGCTCCGCGGCGAGCGCGAGCGCCCGAAGCCGAAAGTGGACTTCGAGGTGGGGTCGCGGGTGAAGATCAACGAGGGCCCCTTCGCCAACTTCCTCGGAAAAGTGGACGAAATCAATGTTGACCGCGGCACCATCAAGGTGCTGGTGGAAATTTTCGAGCGCCTGACCAGCGTCGAGGTTGAAATCTGGCAGGTCGAGCAAATCTGAACGGAGAGTCTTTTCCATGCCCCCCAAGAAAAAGCAGATAAAGGCGTATGTGAAGTTGCAGTGTCCCGCGGGCGCGGCCAACCCCGCGCCGCCCGTCGGCCCGGCCCTCGGCCAGCACGGCGTGAACATCATGGACTTCTGCAAGCAGTTCAACGAGCGGACCAAAGAGCAGCAGGGCCTGATCATCCCCGTGGTCATCACGGTGTTTGACGACCGCAGCTTCACCTTCATCACGAAGACCCCGCCCGCGCCGGTGCTGCTCAAGCGGGCCGCGCAGCTTGCCAAGGCGTCCAACGCCCCCAACAAGAACAAGGTCGGCTCGGTGACGGACGCGCAGATCGAGGAAATCGCGAAGATGAAGATGCCCGACCTCAACGCGGCCTCCCTGGACGCGGCGAAGAGCATGGTGCGCGGCACGGCCCGCAGCATGGGCATCCTTGTCGAGAACTGATTCATCATTCAGACGTTAGTTTTCGCCGCGCCCCCCGTCGGGGTGCGGCGTTTGCAGTGAGACCGCCCCGCATGGGGCAAACAGTGGGAGGATCCGCAGGGGTCCGCACGCACCACGGGAGACCTTGAACATGGCGAAGCAGAGCAAGCGCGTGGTCGCGCTCCAGTCCAAAGTGGACCGGAACAAGTTTTACACCCTCAACGAGGCGGCCGCGCTGGTCAAAGAATGCGCCACGGCCAAATTTCCCGAATCCGTCGAGCTTGCCTTCCTGCTCGGCGTTGACCCCCGCCACGCCGACCAGATGGTCCGCGGCGCCGTCGCCCTGCCCCACGGCACCGGCAAGACCGTGCGCGTGGTGGTGTTCTGCGAGCAGGAGGAGCAGGTGAAGGCGGCCAAGGAGGCGGGTGCGGATTTTGTGGGCTCGGAGGACCTCGCGGCCAAGATTCTGGGCGGCTGGACCGATTTCGACGCCGCCGTGGCCGCGCCGGACATGATGCGCCACGTGGGCAAACTTGGCAAGATTCTGGGCCCGCGCGGCCTGATGCCCAGCCCGAAGGCTGGCACCGTCACCCCGAACGTCGGCCAGGCCGTGAGCGAGATCAAGGCCGGTAAAATCGAGTACCGCGTGGACAAGAACGCCAACATCCACGTGCCCATCGGCAAAGTCACCTTCAGCGAGGAGCAGATTGTCGAGAACGCCACGAGCGTGATTGACGCCATTGTGAAGTCCAAGCCGTCCGCCTGCAAGGGCACGTACCTCAAAGTCGTGTGCATGAGCAGCACCATGGGGCCGGGCTTCAAGATGGACCCCGCCGCGATGATGGCCGTGCGCCGCTAGCCGAAAACAACGCCGCGCCGGTCTCCCCCGTTCTGCGGGAGACCGGCGCGTTTTCTTTTCGGGCCGGATTACTCCTCCCCGGCGTAGGCCGCGTATGCGGCGGCGATGTCCGCGGCCGCCGCGTCCCCGGCATGCACCAGCACCCGGTAGCGCAGCCGCACCTCCCCGCCTTTGGGCAGGTCAATGTGGGCGCCGTTTTCCGGCCAGTACATGGGCGTGGGCGAGAAAAATCCATAGTCCCTGGTGAACCACGGCGCGGGGTGCCACGGGTTGGAGGGGTGCTGAAAAATGGCCAACCCCTCGGCCTTGCCGTCCCGGACGCCCGAATAGTCGCACCAGGGGGAGGGTTTGCCAAACGTGCCCTCCTCCCTCAGATCACCCGCGGCGTTTATCAGCGTCCCGCCTTCGGCGACACTCAGCGCGGGAACCATGCGCGCGGAAAAGAGGGAATGGTTCGTCTTCTCGATGCGCACTTCCTCCATCGGGACCAAGGTGATGTCAAAATCTATTTGCCGCACCTTTTCCGAGGGGGCCGACACGGTAATCAGGCGCGTGTCGCGCATCACCGGCGGAACGCCGGGCCGCTTCCAACTGCACCGGTCACGAAAAACAATCTTGTCCCCCCGTTCCTGCAGCAGTTCCAGCCCGTCGCTTACAATTTGCCCCTTGTCCAGCCCCTCCTGCCAGTAATTCCCCCCGTTGACCCTGTCGCAGCCAAAAAAAAGGGAATGGTGGTGGGGATAGGGTTCGGATGTTTCCGTGGTCACGGACTCGCCGGTATGGGGGCCGTTGACCGGGAAAAAGTAGGGATACTTCTGGGAAGGGAGAATGTTGTAGGCGGTGAAAGGCTTCCCGTCCACCTCCACCCACAGGCGGCCGTCCGCCAGCCGCGAGGAAAGCTCCGCCCAGCCCGTGACGGAAAGGCAGACAGTTATGGCGGCCAATGTGGTCATGTTAAATAATTTCACGTCCCATTCTCCTTTTCAATTGTGCCGTCACCGTCCTCCAGCAACGGCTGAAGGAACGGCAGCAGAACCTCCGCGATACGGCGGTGCCCGTAACTGGTGGGATGCACACTATCCCACCAGAACAGGCCGTCATCTTGGGCGTTTCGCACGGCCTCGTGCAAGTTGAAGACGGGTATGCCCAGTTCCTCCGCCACCTCAAGCACGACAAATCCCCGTTTTAGGCCGTCAGCCCTTGTCTCAATGGACAGGGCCTCCATGCAAAAGATTGGTTTAACCCCGTTGCTGCGGGCGGTATGGACAATATCGCGCAAGTTTTCACGCAGGATTTCGGGGTCAGTGTCATTCACTCCCAAATTGACGACCAACCAGGAGTGTTCATAACCCGCTAAAAAATCCCGGTAATGTCCAGCCAAAAACGGTGAAATCGAGCCGGGCACGGCGCCGTTGAGCGCCAACAGCCGCCGATCCGGCGGGCGGTTTTGGTTCAACAGGGGCTCCAGCCGGCTCACAAATGTTTCCGTGCGCAGTGTGGCGCCAACCCCCCAAGTTTGGGAGGTGCCCAGAAACACTATACGCTCCTCCCCCGGACTGAGATTGCGGGAATGCTCTTTTTCTATTATGTGACGGACATAGTGCGTGGTGTCCGTGAGATGTTTCGCCTCCTCCACAAGCGCCTGCCTGTCCGCCAGCGGGTAACGGGCCAGCGTGACACGCCGCTCAAACTGCCCGTACACCAGGGAACAAAGCAGCAATGTGGCCGCCGCAGAGAGCGTGGCCGCCGCCGCCGCGCGGGGGCTTCGCAGCAGGACCAAAAACAGGACACCCAGCCCGGCCAGAAAAAGGGCGGCCCAAGCTGCCAGCCGGGGCATTTTCCCCGGCACGGCGCGTCGGTTGCTGAAATCTTCCCGGATTGCCGGTTGCCCGTCCGTCTGCATGATGACCACGTCGTCCACCGCGCACGGATGCGCGCCGCCGCGGAACCCCATAAACTGGGGGCCGCGTGCGTCCAGGGCGCGCCGCCCCGC
This window of the Candidatus Hydrogenedentota bacterium genome carries:
- the secE gene encoding preprotein translocase subunit SecE, producing the protein MAKQTVVENKKPGFFATVQEFYEDVMAELKKVTWPTRADLMASTKVTLFLIVVMAITTFLFDTVLGGAIMALLSMAS
- the nusG gene encoding transcription termination/antitermination factor NusG codes for the protein MTEKQHHHDIAGIEATPDLPDGLALQPVPDDGVARRWYAIHAHSGQEGSVRNMLLAKAAQLDNPALISNVFVPIEVVQESRGGEKKVARHKFFPGYVLVQLPEHPEQHPDIWHLIKDTPGVTGFIGSRTVPVPLEDSEVNAIIEMLRGERERPKPKVDFEVGSRVKINEGPFANFLGKVDEINVDRGTIKVLVEIFERLTSVEVEIWQVEQI
- the rplK gene encoding 50S ribosomal protein L11, giving the protein MPPKKKQIKAYVKLQCPAGAANPAPPVGPALGQHGVNIMDFCKQFNERTKEQQGLIIPVVITVFDDRSFTFITKTPPAPVLLKRAAQLAKASNAPNKNKVGSVTDAQIEEIAKMKMPDLNAASLDAAKSMVRGTARSMGILVEN
- a CDS encoding 50S ribosomal protein L1, with amino-acid sequence MAKQSKRVVALQSKVDRNKFYTLNEAAALVKECATAKFPESVELAFLLGVDPRHADQMVRGAVALPHGTGKTVRVVVFCEQEEQVKAAKEAGADFVGSEDLAAKILGGWTDFDAAVAAPDMMRHVGKLGKILGPRGLMPSPKAGTVTPNVGQAVSEIKAGKIEYRVDKNANIHVPIGKVTFSEEQIVENATSVIDAIVKSKPSACKGTYLKVVCMSSTMGPGFKMDPAAMMAVRR
- a CDS encoding PmoA family protein; amino-acid sequence: MTTLAAITVCLSVTGWAELSSRLADGRLWVEVDGKPFTAYNILPSQKYPYFFPVNGPHTGESVTTETSEPYPHHHSLFFGCDRVNGGNYWQEGLDKGQIVSDGLELLQERGDKIVFRDRCSWKRPGVPPVMRDTRLITVSAPSEKVRQIDFDITLVPMEEVRIEKTNHSLFSARMVPALSVAEGGTLINAAGDLREEGTFGKPSPWCDYSGVRDGKAEGLAIFQHPSNPWHPAPWFTRDYGFFSPTPMYWPENGAHIDLPKGGEVRLRYRVLVHAGDAAAADIAAAYAAYAGEE
- a CDS encoding SGNH/GDSL hydrolase family protein, whose amino-acid sequence is MRRYVLPSFPVVFRVYLVAFVLLVPALAAPWALLAADQENRLSATTRWGVSKLRTEIELMGAQPYRDGPQALAGNMLHLDAWHGYQEVVHRPKVTPREVRFRLRLGEDGYLLFLFGRDSPYSHDGEAYHAVRVSLNPGKPSCWLDISPEGEFLHREPLSVPDLQPNQWREFQLFFREDHLSLMSGGKEAGRRALDARGPQFMGFRGGAHPCAVDDVVIMQTDGQPAIREDFSNRRAVPGKMPRLAAWAALFLAGLGVLFLVLLRSPRAAAAATLSAAATLLLCSLVYGQFERRVTLARYPLADRQALVEEAKHLTDTTHYVRHIIEKEHSRNLSPGEERIVFLGTSQTWGVGATLRTETFVSRLEPLLNQNRPPDRRLLALNGAVPGSISPFLAGHYRDFLAGYEHSWLVVNLGVNDTDPEILRENLRDIVHTARSNGVKPIFCMEALSIETRADGLKRGFVVLEVAEELGIPVFNLHEAVRNAQDDGLFWWDSVHPTSYGHRRIAEVLLPFLQPLLEDGDGTIEKENGT